The Faecalibacterium sp. I3-3-89 sequence GCCCATGCCGCCTCGGTGTTCAGGTCTGCCGTGGGGCTCCACAGGCCCACCACGCTGATGAGGTTGCAGCCGATGCTGAGTGCAAAGATAGCACCCACCAGCGGGATGAACTTATCGAAGTGATAGCCCATGTTGTCGTGGACGAACTGGTCCAGCCGTTCCACGATGAACTCGGCGGCGGCCTGCCGTTTGGAGACGTTTTCCAGCTTGAGGTCACGCCCCAGCCAGAAAGCCAGAGCCGAGAGCAGCGCCATGACGATCCATGTGCTCACAAGGGTCTGGGTGATCTTAAAATCGCCCAGCACAGGGATATTGGTATGGATGGTATACAGGATCTTTGCGCCGTTCAGTTCCATTTGTTACGTTTCACCCCCTTTTTCATCGGGTGCGGACTGCTGTGCGTCGGCAGGCGCGGGGTCGTCCTCCACCGAGACGTCCACCGGCTCTGCCTTCGGCGCGAGCGGTTTGTACTTACCCGTTATTTGCAGGTAATAAATGGTGACACGAGGGAAAAACAGCGGCAGCACACCGGCAAAGGGCTGGAAGCAGGGGGCCGCGATGGCCACCACCACCCACAGCGCCTGCAGGAGCATCCGGCTGTTGTAGGAAAGCTGTAATGTTGCCTTGCGGCGCTTCTCGTCCGGCTCGTCGATGATCTTCTGGACCACGAAGCAGATGCCCGCAAAGTTGCCGACGGCGACGGCCGCGCCCACGAGGCTGCCGAGGATGACGGTGTAGTCGAACCTCACCCAGCCCACCAGATGCAGCGCCGCGAAAAGCACCCACAAAACGACGGTGCAGAATGCCGTGCCGCCCGCGATGCGGAGCAGCTCCTTTTTGGATTCCGGCTGTAATTTCATAGATCGATGTCTCCCTTATCTCATAGATGCGAGTTGAAGCCCGTCCGGCGGGGCTTGTCCTTTTTGGTGCGGTCGAGCCGCTCTTTGACGAAGACCCAGAAGTTCTGCGCCCCGGCGGCAAGCCCCAGCAGCACAGCGGGCAGATAC is a genomic window containing:
- a CDS encoding ATP synthase subunit I yields the protein MKLQPESKKELLRIAGGTAFCTVVLWVLFAALHLVGWVRFDYTVILGSLVGAAVAVGNFAGICFVVQKIIDEPDEKRRKATLQLSYNSRMLLQALWVVVAIAAPCFQPFAGVLPLFFPRVTIYYLQITGKYKPLAPKAEPVDVSVEDDPAPADAQQSAPDEKGGET